The genomic interval GCCGCTGTTCGTCAACGCCGACAGCGCCCGCGGCACCGGCCAGCTTCCGGACAAGGAAGATCTGATGTATGTGATCGAGCGGGACGGCCTCTACCCGATTCCCACGGCCGAAGTGCCCGTCACGAACTACTACCGCGACGAAATTCTGGAGGAAAGCCGGCTCCCGATCAAGTTCTGCGCCTACTCGCCCTGCTTCCGACGCGAGGCCGGTTCCTACGGCAAGGACGTACGCGGACTGAACCGCCTGCATCAGTTCGACAAAGTGGAGCTGGTGCAATTCGTCCATCCCGACACCAGCTACGACGCGCTGGAGCAGCTCCGCGAAGACGCCGAGCGTCCGCTTCGACTGCTGGGGCTGCCCTACCGCCGCGTGCTGATGTGCACGGCCGAGACGGGTTTCACGCAGGCGAAAAAGTACGACCTGGAGGTCTGGAGCCCGGGCCAGCAGCGCTGGCTGGAGGTATCGTCTATCTCCAACTTCGAGGACTTTCAGGCGCGGCGGGCGCGCATCCGCTTCCGTCCGGCCGACGGGGGAAAACCCCGCTTCGTGCACACGCTCAACGGAAGCGGCCTGGCCCTGCCCCGCGTGGTGGCCGCGCTGCTGGAGCACTACCAGCAGGCGGACGGCTCCATCGTGATTCCCGAAGTGCTCCGACCCTATACCGGCTTCGACCGGATCGGCTGAGCCGGAAGCGTTCGAAACCTAACCGGCGGCCCTTCGTTGCTGCTCCGGCGAAAGACCGGCCTTTCTCGCTATTCTATGAGCTGGCAATCCAGATTGATGGCATGGATCGGGCTGCTGATCGTCGTCGGTACAGCCCATGGCCAGTACATGCTGCCCGATACGATCCGGGCGCAGCAGCTGCTGGTGCGGAGCCTGACCTATCTGGAAGTCGGCCAGCCGGACGAGGCCATTCCGCTGCTGGAGGAAGCTCTGTCGCTTGTCCCTGAAGAGCCGGCGCTGCTGAGCGCGCTGGCGCAGGCCCATCGCCAGCAGCACGACCTGAACGCGGCCCGCTTCTACGCCGAAAAAGCCTGCCGACAGGCCCCGCAGGAGGTCAGCTACTGCCACGAATGGCTCGACGTGCTGGAAGCCTCCGGCGAAAGCTCGGCGCTGCAGGAAGCCGTTCGCTTCATTCGACAGCACCACCCTGATGATCCGGTCGTGCTTCGCTGGCAGGCCCGGTGGGCCCACCAGCACGGCGATCTTGTAACCGCACGTCAGCTCTACGAGCAGTTGCGCGACCGCTACGGCGCCGACACCAGCCTGCACCGGACGCTCTGGCCGCTGCAACTGGCCACCGGCGACACGCTGGCCGCGCTGCAGACGCTGGAAGCCCTGCTCCCCTTCGACGCAGACAACCCCGAGCTGTGGCGCACGGCAGGTTTTCTGTATTTCCGTCAGGGTTCACTGGAAAAGGCCCGCTGGGCACTGGAACGCGCGCTCCGCCTGGCGCCGGAAGACACGGCCGCCGCCCGCCTGCTGGCCCGACTGAAGCCGCACCCCACCACACCGGCAGCCCTGCTGGCCCGCGCCCGTCACCTGATCGAACAGCGGCCGGAAGACCCGCAGGCCCGCCAGGAGGCACGCGCCCTGCTGCAGGACCTGTTGCGTCGGGACTCGACGCACGTCGAGGCGTTGCGCCTGCTGGCTCGGCTCTACCGCGACGAACGCCCGGACTGGTCTGCCGAGCTGCTCACCCGGAGCCTGCAATACGATCCGCGCGACCTTTCGGTCTGGATCGATGCTGCCCACACCTGGCTGGCGGCCGGTATGCCCCGACGCAGCGCACAGGTGGCCGAAGAAGCCCTGTTTCTCTTTCCGGATCAGCCGCCGCTGTTGCGTCTGGCCGCTTACGCGTACCTGTCGCTCGGCAGACCGGATGCCGCGCTCCCCTACGTGGAAACGCTCCTGACGCTGCTGCCCGAGTGGCCCGAGCATACCCCGGAAGAAGCGGCCGAGCTTCACGCATTGCAGGGGCATCTACTGGCCCGCCTGGAGCGCTCCGAGGCTGCCCGCGAAGCCTGCCGACAGGCGCGACGCCTGGACGATCGCTCCGCGGCCGTACGCCTCCATTGCGCCGTGGTGGACTGGCTGGCGGGGGGACCGCAGGAGGCCACGCTGCAGGAAGCACAGGCCACTCTGCCCGATCCCCCCGAACCCTGGATGCCGGAAACGCTCGGCTGGCTGTATCTGCAGGCCGGACGGCCCGAGCTGGCCCGTGCGGTGCTGCAACAGGCCCTGCAAACCGGCCACGCCGGTCCGCTTACCTACGCCTATCTGGGCGAGGCCCTGGCCCGGCTGGGCCATCTGGACGAAGCCCGGCGCATCTGGCAGGAAGCCCTCCGGAAAGACCCGGACAACGCCTACCTTCATCACCTGCTGACCACCCACTGAGCGCACCATGCGCCCGGCTGCTCTCCTGACATTGCTGATTGGCCTTCTGTTTCTGCTGGGCGGATGTGCCCGTGGGCCGCGCCTCGCCGAGCGTCCCGAACTACCCGAACGCTTTCCCTACCACTCGGCCGAACAGATCCGCTACCGGCTCCGCCTCCCGCTCGACACGCTTCGCGCGTTCACCGGCCGGGCCAGCCTGCAGGTGCACACACCCGAAGGCACCGACAACCTTTCGGCCACCATCGCAGCCCGCCGGGACGACACGCTGCTCATCCGCCTGAGCCCCGGCTGGGGCATCGAAGCGGCCCGGCTGCTGATCACACCCGACAGTGTACTCCTGCACGACCGCATTCATCACCGACTCTACTTCGGTGCCCGTACCGAGCTGGCCGTGCGTCAGCTTCCGCTGCTCACCGAGAGCGATCCGTTCCTGAGCCTGCTGGGCGCGCTGTATCCACCGCCCGGACGCTGGCTCGTCACCGCCGACTCCGGCCATTACTACCTGCACGATCCCGACGGGCTTTTTCGTTATGTAGTGGATCCAGCACGATGGCGGGTGATGCGCTACGAACGCTACGATCCGAGCGGCACGCTTGTTGAGTCGTACCGGTTCGAGGCGTTCGACCGGTTCGGCCAGGTGTTTCTTCCCCGAAGACTGCTGCTCGAACGCCCCGCCGTCGGCGTGACAGTGCGCCTGTACTATCGGGAGCTGGCGCTCAACCCGCCCGCCCTGCAGTTTGCCTGGAATCCGGATGCGCGCACGCGCCGCATTCCGTTTCAAGCCATGATGGAGCGACCATGAGGCGTCTGCTGCTCTGCCTGCTGTTGACGACGAGCGCAGGGACGGCCCTGGCCCAGCAGGACCGTACCGAGATCGAACGCCGCCTGCAGGCGCTCCGCGAGCAGATCCGTCAGGAAGAAGCGCGTCTGGCCGAAACGGCCGAGGCCGAGCAGGCCACGCTGCAGACGCTCGAAAGCATCGAACGCCAGATCGCCATCCGTCGCGAACTGATCCGGAGCTACCGGGAACGTCTGGAAGAGCTGGCCCGCACGATCGACTCGCTGCAGCAGGCCGCCCGGGCGCTCAGCCAGGAGATCGAAGCGCTGAAAGCGCAGTATCGCCGCCGGGCGCTGCACGCCTACAAGTACGGTCGCATGCACGAACTGGCCCTGCTGCTCTCGGCGCAGTCCATCAACCAGATGCTCATTCGAGCCCGCTACCTGAGCCGCTTTGCGCGGCAACGACAGGCCAAGCTCGACGCCATCCAGCAGGCGACGGCCGCCCTGGAAGCCCGTCGCCAGGAGCTGCTGGCCGCCCGCCAGGAAACCGAGCAATTGCTGCAGGAGGCCGAGGCCGAGCGGCAACGCCTGGCGCGTCTGGAGCGTGAGCGCCGCCGCGTGATCGAAGCGCTCCGTGCCCAGCGCGTCTCGCTGGAGCAGTCGCTGGCCCAGAAACGACAGGCCGCCCGCGAGCTGGAGTCGCGCATCCAGGCGTTGCTCGCAGCCGAACGGGAGCGGCAACGCGCCCGCGAGGCGGCCGATCCGTCGGCCGCCGTGGCTTTTGCCGAGCTGACCGGTTCGTTCGAGCAGAACCGCGGCCGGCTGCCCTGGCCGGCCGAAGGCGCCGTCGTCGAACCCTTCGGCGAAGTGGTCAACCCCGTTTATGGCACGCGCACGCCCAATCCCGGCATCCTGATCGCCACCGCCCCCCAGGCCGAGGTGCGGGCCATCTTCGACGGCCGCGTGATCGCCATCGACGCCATGCCGGAGTACGGCACCTACATCCTCATCCAGCACGGCGAATACCAGACGTTCTACAGCAACCTGTCGCTCGTGTACGTGTCGGTCGGCCAGGAAGTGCGGGCCGGACAGGTTATCGGCCGGGCCGGCACCGACGCCGAACCCAAACGCGCCGGCGTGTTCTTCTCGCTTTTCCGGGGTGGCCAGGTGCTCAATCCTATGCCCTGGCTTCGCCCCCGCTGAGGCGTTCCGGCGATTTCACATAAGCTTGCCGGAGCATCCGGGCAATTACGCACGCCAGCGGTTATTTTTGAGAGGTTTCCGGCATTCACGCAAAAACCCGCTGCAGGTCAGCTATGGCTAATAACGCCCGTTACGACGTCGTGGTGATCGGGTCCGGTCCCGGCGGCTACGAGACCGCCATCCGGGCCTCCCAGCTCGGCTTCAAGACCGCTATCATCGAAAAGAACAAGCTCGGCGGCGTCTGCCTCAACATCGGCTGCATTCCCACCAAGGCGCTGCTGAAAAGCGCCGAAATGGTGGCCGAAGCGCGCAACCTGGAAGCCTACGGCCTGAAGCTCAAGGGCGAGGTGGAGCCCGACTTCGCCAAGGTGATCGAGCGCAGCCGCGCCGTCGCCGACAAAATGAGCAAGGGCGTGGCCTTCCTGATGAAGAAAAACAAGATCGACGTCATCTGGGGCCAGGCCCGCCTGGTGGGCAAGGGTAAGATCGACGTGCAGCCGTCGGTCAACATGGACGGCGAAAAGATCGGCGAGCCGCGTACGGTCGAGGCCACGCACATCATCCTGGCCACCGGAGCCCGCGCCCGTCAGATTCCGGCGCTGCCCGTCGACGGCAAAAAGATCATCACCTACAAGGAAGCCATGCTCCAGAAGGAGCAGCCCAAACGGCTGGTGATCGTCGGGGCCGGCGCCATCGGGGTCGAGTTCGCGTACTTCTACCACCATATGGGCACCGAGGTCACGCTCATCGAACTGATGGACCGCATCGTGCCCGTCGAGGACGCCGAGATCTCGAAGGAGCTGGAACGGGCCTACCGGAAGATGGGCATCAAGGTGATGACCGGGGCCCAGGTGGAGTCGGTCGACACGAAGGGCAAGGAGCTGAAAGTCAAGGTCAAAACGAAAAACGGCGAGGAAATCATCAAGGCCGATCAGGTGCTCTCGGCCGTCGGCGTGGTGGGCAACATCGAAGACCTGGGCCTGGAGGACCTGGGCGTCGAGACGAAGCCCGGCCAGATCGTCGTGGACCAGTTCTATCGGACGAACGTCGAGGGCATCTACGCGATCGGCGACGTGGCCGGACCGCCCTGGCTTGCCCACAAGGCCAGCCACGAAGGCATTCTGTGCGTGGAGAAGATCGCGGGCAAAGAAGTGCAGCCGCTCAACTACAACAACATCCCGGGCTGCACCTACTGCCAGCCGCAGATCGCCTCGGTGGGCTATACCGAGGAGAAGGCCCGCGAGGCCGGCTACGACATCAAGGTGGGTAAATTCCCCTTCACGGCCTCCGGCAAGGCCACGGCCCTGGGCCACACGGAAGGCTTCGTGAAGGTGATCTTCGACGCGAAGTACGGCGAGTTCCTCGGCTGCCACATCATCGGCCACGACGCCACCGAACTGATCGCCGAGGCCGTCACGGCGCGGACGCTGGAGACCACCTACCACGAAATCATCGAATCCATCCATCCGCACCCGACGCTCTCGGAAGCGATCATGGAGGCTGCCCGCGCCGCCATCGGCGAGCCGATTAACATCTGAAGCGATCCATCGCAAGCATGCAGAGCCCCGGCGCTCAGATGCCGGGGCTTTTTCTTTGTATATTTTTGATGAAGCGAACCCATTAACCAGCCCGATCACGCCATGCGTCGCCTTGCGCTGCTGCTTCTGCTGCTCGGAGCGGGTTGCCGGCCGCAACCGGAAGCGCCGTCGCCGGCCATGCTGACCACGTTGCCCCCGCCGGGCTATGAGGTGCTCGACCTGAGCTACGCCTACGACGACTCGACGATCTACTGGCCCACGGCCGAAGGCTTTCAGCTCCGCATCGACCACCGGGGCTACACGGAAGCCGGCTACTACTACGAAGCGAACACCTTCTGCACGGCCGAGCACGGTGGCACGCACATCGACGCGCCCGTGCACTTTGCCGAGGGCAAGTGGAGTGTGGACGAGATCCCACTCACGCAGCTCATGGGGCCAGCCGTGGTGATCGACGTGTCGGAAAAAGCGCTGGCCGATCGGGACTACCAGATTCAGGTGGCCGACTTCGAGGCCTGGGAGGCCGTGCACGGACCGATTCCCGAAGGCGCCATCGTGCTGCTCCGCACCGGCTACGGCCGGTTCTGGCCCGATCGCGCGCGCTACATGGGCACCGATGCGCGTGGACCGGAGGCCGTCGCGCAGCTGCACTTCCCCGGCCTGCACCCCGACGCCGCCCGCTGGCTGCTCGAAAACCGCCGGCCTAAAGCCGTAGGCATCGACACGCCCAGCATCGATTACGGCCAGTCCACGCGCTTTGAGACACACCAGATACTCTTTGCCGAGAACGTCCCGGCCTTCGAGAACGTGGCGCACCTGGACCGCCTGCCGCCGCGCGGGGCCCTGCTGATCGCCCTTCCGATGAAAATCCGCCGCGGCAGCGGTGGTCCGCTGCGTATTCTGGCGCTGGTGCCCTCGGAGGCGTCTTAACCGATGCGTGCATACCTCCTTCTCAGCAGACGACGGTGCTCTACGCAACGGGCAGCTTTACGACCTGACAGGCGGAGGCCCCGCCTCTGTACGTAAAACACACGGGGCCGCCGACCTGTGCCGACGGCCCCGCATGGAGGCATCCCCCGAAAAACCGCTACGCTTCGGAGCGGGCGGCTGACGATTCAGCGGGGGCCCCATCGCCGCCCGCCGTCACGTAGCGATCGCCAGGGAATTGCTTGATGTGCTCTTTCTGCACGGGCTTGCCCGTCCCCTTCGCGACGGGCGAAGCCTCGTGGATATAGTAATCGCGGTTAGGCAGCGTGTCGACGTACCGCAACGTAGCCTGTGCGGCCCGACGCATGCTCTCGTCGGCGTTGCGCCGCAGCAGACCCAGGTTCTGCTGGATGCGGATTTCCAGCAGGTCGAACAGGTGCTCGAAGGCGGCCCGGTCCTTTTCGAAGGCCACACCGGAGGCGCCTTTGCGGAGCTGGCGGTCCATGTCCGACAGCGCCGCGCTCAGCGCGAACAGGTACATGGCGTTGTCGGCCAGGCGTGCCTGCTGCGCCTGCCGGGTCACGATGGCATCGCCCTCCCACTTGCTCAACAGCTTAAAGTAGTGCGAGTGCTGCTGCACCAGGCGGGCCAGACGGTCGGCCCAGGGGCGAAGGCTCGGGTGCACGCGGCGGATGCGGGGCGCTTCGGGCCGGATGCCGAGAAACAGCTCGGCCGCCAGCGGCAGTGCCCGCTTCAGCAGACGCGGGTTGAACGCATTACTGACAATGCGCTGCAGGTTCTCCACAGGCGACTGGTCGCGATCCCAGCCCAGCGCCTGCTTGATGGCCAGCATCTGCTCGGCAAGCTGCTTACCGCCATAGGCGAAGATGTAGGACTGCATCACCTCGTTCGCCCCCTCCACAATGCGATGAATGCGGTGGTCGCGCCAGACCCGCTCCAGTTCGTTTTCGGTCATGTAGCCCTCGCCGCCCATGATCTGCATCGCCTCGTCGATCACCTCCCAGCCCATCTGCGAGCAGAAGACCTTGGCAGCGGCCGTCTCGATCATAATGTCTTTATCCTGACGGTCGAGCATGCCCGTGACCATGTAGAGCATGGCCCGCATGCCGTAGGTCAGGGCCGCCATCTTGGCGATCTTCTGCTGAATGGCCTCGAAGTCGGCAAGCGGACGGCCGAACTGGTAGCGGGTCTGCGCCCACTTCGTGCTCTGTTCCATGGCCCAGGTGGCCCCGCCCAGCACACCGGCCGAGAGCGTACAACGCCCGTAGTTGAGACAGCTCAACGCCACGTTCAGGCCTTTGCCCTCTTTGTAGAGCAGGTTCTCGCGCGGGACCTTCACGTTCGTGAAGCGGATGCGCGCCTGCCAGGTACCCCGGATGCCGGCCTTGCTGCGGTTCTTCTCGAACACGTCCACGCCCTCCATGTCGGGCGTGACGATCAGTGCCGTCACCCGGTCTTCTTCCTTGCCGGTCTTCGGGTTCTTCAGGCGCTGCTTGGCCATCACGGTCAGCACTCCGGCGAGCGCGCCCGAGGTGGACCACTTCTTCTCACCGTTCAGGATGTAATACTGGCCGTCCTCGCTCAGCTCGCAGCGGGTCTGCTGGCCGGCCGCGTCCGAGCCCACGTTCGGTTCCGAAAGGCAGAAGGCGGCCAGTTTCTCCCGGGCGACGATCGGCAGATATTTCCGCTTCTGCTCCTCGGTCCCGAACAGCATGATGGCCTTACACCCGATCGACTGGTGGGCCGAGACGACCACGGCCGTCGAGGCGCAGTAGCGACCGATCAGCTCCAGCACGCGGTTGTAGCTGGTCACGCCCAGCCCCAGACCGCCGTACTCCTCGGGGATGGTCAGGCCCATCACACCCATTTCGAAGAGGCGCTCCAGCACCCAGTCCGGGATGTACTGCTCCTGATCGATCAGAATGGAGGGATGTTCGTTTTTGAGGTAGGCTTCCAGCTCGGCCAGCAGGGCGTCACATTTTTCCCGCTCCTCTTTCGACTCCTCGGGATACGGGAAGACCAGATCTTCCCGAAAACGTCCCCAGAACAGGTTTTTCATGAAGCCCATTTCTTCGGGCTCCGGGCCCAGCATGGCCTCGATTTCTTCGATCATCCGGCGGTCCTGCGCCGAGATGCCTTTCAGACGACTCAGTAACGACATGGCTGCTGCAGGTTTGATTTTCCAGTAGAAAGCGCTTCCGGCGTTAACAAGCAAAAAAGGCGCCTGTTACGGACGCTTAAAGCCAACCTTCCAGCAAAAAGCAGGGTTCCGGCCTTCTCCATTAAAATTAAAAATCCGGATCTTTTCCGGCAATTCGCACGGACCATTGCCCGTCGTCGTATCTTTGAGGTGAGTTTCAGAAGTTCTGTCGCCATGACGTTTACCGACCGCCTGCGCACGCTGCAGCGTCGCAAACAGACCGTTCTGTGTGTGGGACTCGATCCGGATCCGGCCCGTCTTCCCCGGCCGCTTCGCGGCGAGTCGAATCCGGCCACGGCCGTGCGTACGTTCCTGCAGCAGATCATCGACGCCACCCGCCACGTGGCCTGCGCCTACAAGCTGAACCTGGCCTTCTTTGAAGCGCTCGGACGCGACGGCTGGCCGGTGCTGGAAGCGACGCTGCAGCACATGCCCGACGACGTCGTGACGATCGCCGACGGCAAGCGAGGCGACATCGGCTCGTCGGCTCGGTTCTACGCGCGCGCCGTGTTCGAGCTGCTGCCGTTCGACGCCTGCACGGTCTCGCCCTACATGGGGCGCGACGCGGTGGCGCCGTTTCTGGAGTACGAGGGACGCGCGGCTTTCGTGCTGACGCGCACATCCAACCCGGGCGCACGCGACTTTCAGGAGCGCCGCTGCGACGGCGAGCCGCTCTACCTGACAGTCGCCCGTGCCGTCGCCCGCTGGAATCAGGAGCTGCCGGGCACGGCCGGTCTGGTGGTAGGCGCGACCGATCCCTATGCCCTGGCCGCCGTCCATCTGGCCTGTGCGGGACTACCGCTGTTGATTCCCGGCGTCGGTGCGCAGGGCGGCGCCATCGAACCCATCCTGCAGGTGGCGCGGCGCAGTCCGGTGCTGGTCAACAGCAGCCGGCAGATCCTCTACGCCTCGGACCGCAGCGATTTTGCCGAAGCAGCCGCCCGCGAGGCCGAAGCGCTTCGCGACCAGTTGCTGGAAGCCTGTCCGAGTTGACGTTGCAACGAGCGGCGTCCCGTGTCTTTCTACAAAAACGCCGCACATGCACGGGCGCCCTCCCGAAGCGCTGCTGCACGACCTGTGGGCCCACGGGCTGCTGGCCGCCCGGCCGCTCCGGACGACGGCGGGCGAATCGGTGCAGATTCTCCATACCGGCGAGGCCAACCCCGAGGCCGGTCCGGACTTTCTCGACGCCTGTCTGCTGATCGACGGCACGCGCTGGTACGGAGCTGTCGAGCTGCACATCCGCTCCGCCGAATGGACGGCCCACGGCCATCACCGCGACCCGCGCTACAACAGCGTGATCCTGCACGTGGTGCTCGAAGCGGACGCCACCACCGGCCGCCTCCGCCGCGCCGACGGCACGCCGCTGCCCGAACTGGTGCTGGCGCCTTACCTTTCCCGACCGCTCCGGGAATTGCTTTACGCCTTTTACCGGCGTCCGCGTCTGCCGCTGCCCTGCGCCCCGCAGTGGAACGCCGTGCCGGAAGCCGTGCGCACATCCTGGCTCGAAGCGCTGGGCTGGCAACGATTTCGGGAGCGCGCCCACAACATTCGCCAGCGATGGCAGGAAGTCCCGCCCGATCAGGTGCTCTACGAGCTGCTCCTGACCGCACTGGGGTATGTCCCCAATGCCGAGCCCATGCGGATGCTGGCCGAGCGGCTACCGCTGGCCGTGCTGCGTACGCTGCCCACCGCCGAGGACGTCGAGGCGGCCCTGCTGGGCGCGGCCGGCTTGCTGGAAGACCTTCATCCCGATCGGCTGCTTACGAGCGAGCGGTGCGAGATGCTGCGTGCCCGTTTCGCCCGGCTGCAACCGGAACTGAACGTCGCGCCTATGCCTACGCTGCTCTGGCAGCGCGGCGGATTGCGCCCGGCCAATCGTCCCGAGCGCCGTCTGTTGCAGGCGGCCGCCTGGCTGGCACCCGGCGGATGGTTGCGTCAGGATCCGATCGCCCCGCTCGAAGCGGCGCTTCAGCAACCGCAACCGCTAACCGCCCTGCGTCGGCTGCTCCGTCCATCCGGCACACGCGTTGCTCCAGGCCGACAGCGCCTTGACATTCTCTTGCTGAACGCGATCGTGCCCTTTCTGCTGGCACGCAACGCCTCGCTTGCGCCCCGGCTCATCTCGCTGCTGCAAGCCCTGCCTCCCGAGCGGGATCGGATCACCCGTCGCTTTGCCCGGTCGGGTTACCTTCCGCCCGATGCGTTTTTTTCGCAGGCCCTTCACCAGCTCTACCGAAAATATTGCCAGCCATTGCGCTGTCTGCAGTGTGCGATCGGACGCTATCTGATTGATTTTGATGCAGACAATCCGTAGGATTTTAGAAGTCACATTTTCAGTCGATTATTGAGGGGAGCATTGTGGGCCGTTAATTTGTTGCATCAAGAAGCTATGCGTTCCTCCGGGCCGTCGTTGACTATGGAAAATCCCAGGACACCGTCGGGGTGGCCGGTGCCCGCCACTCGTTTTCAGGCGAACCTGAACGTTCGCTTCCCACCGCTTCCCCGCACAGCCACCGAAGTGGCCCGCCTGCTCAGCGACGACACAGCCGAGCCCAACCTGGAAAAGCTGATCGAGATCGTCCACGCCGACCCCATCGTCACGCAGCTGGTGCTCCGACGCATCAACTCGGCGTACTACGGCCTGCGGCGACGCATCACCGAAATCCAGAAGGCCATCGCCCTGCTGGGCTTTCTGGAGGTCAGCAACATCGTGCTGACGGCCGCCATGTTGCAACTGCGCGAGGCCGTCTCCAACCCCGAGCAGGAGCATATTTTCGAGGATCTGATGCGGCTGAGTGTCGGTGGCGCCGTTTATGCGCAGCGCCTGGCGCAGTGGCTGGGCCTCCCCTTTGCGCGTCGCGTTTTTACTACCGGTCTGCTGCATACCAGCGGTCGCCTGATTCTGCTCTATAACCGGCCCGACGACTACGAAGCGCTCTGGTACACGAACGAAGAAGGAGCCCTGCCATCGGCCGACGCCGAACGCACGATCTTCGGGGTCAGCTATCTGGAGTTGAACGAGCAGGCGGCGAAGGAGTGGAATTTGCCCGAGGAACTGGGAGTGGTGCTGGGGAAACTGGAGACACCGAAAGAGCTACCGACGCCCGAGCTGAAAACCCAGGCGGCCCTGGTGGCTACCGGAAGTGCTGTGGCCGAGCAACTCCACCTGGCGCACAAAGACACGGTACTGCTTCCCGAACAGGCCCGCCTGCTACTGGGCTACACGCTCACGGAAGTGCAGATCGTCGAGCGGCTTCTGTCCGAGCGCGATGAAGTGGAGCGCTACCTGCACATGCTGCTGAAAGGAAACGGGCACGGAAACGACGAAGCCTAAACCCATAGCTGCACGCCCAGCCGCAGCTCTCGACCGGGTCCGGGCAGTCCAAGTTGCGGCCAGACGGCCGTGTCCGTCACGTTATTGATCCGTACGAAGCCTTCCACCTGTCCTGAGGCAAGCGGTAACCGGTAGGCCAGCCGCACGTGGAGCAGCAGCGCATCGGGTAGCTCCTGCAGCCGATTCGCTTCGTCCAGCGCCCAGGCCCGTCCGCGATAGTGCAGCTGCACAAGCGGGGCCAGTCCGAGCCCCGGCAGGCGGCGAAGCGTGAGCGTCGCCAGCCATTCCGGCTTTTCGACCAGGGGCCGGTCGGGTCCCGGCAGAAACGCCCGGCTGCGGAGTCCGGCCACGTGTCCTTCCAGCGTCCAGCTCCGGAGAAAAGCCCATCCTCCTCGGACCTCCATACCGTAGACCCGGCTGCCTTCCAGATTGATCCGTTGCCGCTTGCGCTCGCCGTCGACGATCACGGTGCGCTGATCGATCGTATCGAACGTGCGATTTACATAGCCTACCACCTCGGCATAGCCCTGGCCTGTAGAGAAGCGCAATCCAGCCTCGGCCATCCAGATCGTCTCGGGACGAAGGCCAGGATTCACCAGAAATCGTCCCAGAGCTTCGCCGAATAGCTCTCGCATGGTGGGAAAGCGCACTTTGCGCGAAGCCGCCAGAAAGCCTTCCACACCTTTCGGCCAGCTACGCCGCAGCCCCACGCCCAGACTCCAGGCGCTCATGGGATCCCGCGGTGGCTTGTCGCCGGTTTCCGGTGTCAGCATGGCGTCGTAGCTGAAACCTGCCGATCCCTCAAGCCCGACGCCGAGGGGCTGCACCAGCTCGCCCCCCACACTCAGCAGGTGCTGCTGGTAATACAGCGTGGGCGGATGCACGGCGTCGGGGCGCCCGGCCTCGTCATATTCAAAATCTCGCTGGCCGTGACGGCTGCCCACCCAGTTGAGCGCCAGACGCACCTCTCCGTCGCCCACGGAGCGTCGACCCACCAGCCGTCCCCCTACCGTCCAGTCTTCGTCTTCTTCCCGGGCCTCGCGCGTTTCGTAGCGGACGTCCCGGTACTGGTCGATATGCTGCCGGAACAGTCCGACCCAGAAGGCCCCCTCCAACACTCCGAACCGCGTGGTCCGCTCACCGCTCAGGATGGCCAGCGTATGTTGCTGCAGCGGATAACGCCAGTATCGCACCGACGAGACCAGCGGGTTCAGGTGGCTTTCCGGTGCCACGCCCTGCGCTCCCTGCAGGTGGAAAAGCGTCACGCCGATTCGACGACCGGCCTGCCCCGTCTGAACGCGCGAGAGCAGATGGAAAAGCCTGCGATCCGTATTCGTGCGCAGGTCCGGATCCGGTTGACTGTAG from Rhodothermus marinus carries:
- a CDS encoding murein hydrolase activator EnvC family protein; protein product: MRRLLLCLLLTTSAGTALAQQDRTEIERRLQALREQIRQEEARLAETAEAEQATLQTLESIERQIAIRRELIRSYRERLEELARTIDSLQQAARALSQEIEALKAQYRRRALHAYKYGRMHELALLLSAQSINQMLIRARYLSRFARQRQAKLDAIQQATAALEARRQELLAARQETEQLLQEAEAERQRLARLERERRRVIEALRAQRVSLEQSLAQKRQAARELESRIQALLAAERERQRAREAADPSAAVAFAELTGSFEQNRGRLPWPAEGAVVEPFGEVVNPVYGTRTPNPGILIATAPQAEVRAIFDGRVIAIDAMPEYGTYILIQHGEYQTFYSNLSLVYVSVGQEVRAGQVIGRAGTDAEPKRAGVFFSLFRGGQVLNPMPWLRPR
- the lpdA gene encoding dihydrolipoyl dehydrogenase, yielding MANNARYDVVVIGSGPGGYETAIRASQLGFKTAIIEKNKLGGVCLNIGCIPTKALLKSAEMVAEARNLEAYGLKLKGEVEPDFAKVIERSRAVADKMSKGVAFLMKKNKIDVIWGQARLVGKGKIDVQPSVNMDGEKIGEPRTVEATHIILATGARARQIPALPVDGKKIITYKEAMLQKEQPKRLVIVGAGAIGVEFAYFYHHMGTEVTLIELMDRIVPVEDAEISKELERAYRKMGIKVMTGAQVESVDTKGKELKVKVKTKNGEEIIKADQVLSAVGVVGNIEDLGLEDLGVETKPGQIVVDQFYRTNVEGIYAIGDVAGPPWLAHKASHEGILCVEKIAGKEVQPLNYNNIPGCTYCQPQIASVGYTEEKAREAGYDIKVGKFPFTASGKATALGHTEGFVKVIFDAKYGEFLGCHIIGHDATELIAEAVTARTLETTYHEIIESIHPHPTLSEAIMEAARAAIGEPINI
- the serS gene encoding serine--tRNA ligase; translation: MLDLQRIRQEPDRVREAIRTKGIGDPELVDRVLALDAEHRRTLTELQEARHRQNTLARQIGQLMREGRRDEAQAIIEENTRLKEHIKTLEARERELGEALEALLLEIPNIPHPSVPIGRGPEDNVVLHEEGCPPAFDFEPLPHWELATRHGLIDFERGAKVTGSGFPFYVGKGARLQRALVQFFLDLAVNEGGYVEIQPPLFVNADSARGTGQLPDKEDLMYVIERDGLYPIPTAEVPVTNYYRDEILEESRLPIKFCAYSPCFRREAGSYGKDVRGLNRLHQFDKVELVQFVHPDTSYDALEQLREDAERPLRLLGLPYRRVLMCTAETGFTQAKKYDLEVWSPGQQRWLEVSSISNFEDFQARRARIRFRPADGGKPRFVHTLNGSGLALPRVVAALLEHYQQADGSIVIPEVLRPYTGFDRIG
- a CDS encoding tetratricopeptide repeat protein, whose product is MSWQSRLMAWIGLLIVVGTAHGQYMLPDTIRAQQLLVRSLTYLEVGQPDEAIPLLEEALSLVPEEPALLSALAQAHRQQHDLNAARFYAEKACRQAPQEVSYCHEWLDVLEASGESSALQEAVRFIRQHHPDDPVVLRWQARWAHQHGDLVTARQLYEQLRDRYGADTSLHRTLWPLQLATGDTLAALQTLEALLPFDADNPELWRTAGFLYFRQGSLEKARWALERALRLAPEDTAAARLLARLKPHPTTPAALLARARHLIEQRPEDPQARQEARALLQDLLRRDSTHVEALRLLARLYRDERPDWSAELLTRSLQYDPRDLSVWIDAAHTWLAAGMPRRSAQVAEEALFLFPDQPPLLRLAAYAYLSLGRPDAALPYVETLLTLLPEWPEHTPEEAAELHALQGHLLARLERSEAAREACRQARRLDDRSAAVRLHCAVVDWLAGGPQEATLQEAQATLPDPPEPWMPETLGWLYLQAGRPELARAVLQQALQTGHAGPLTYAYLGEALARLGHLDEARRIWQEALRKDPDNAYLHHLLTTH
- a CDS encoding DUF4292 domain-containing protein; translated protein: MRPAALLTLLIGLLFLLGGCARGPRLAERPELPERFPYHSAEQIRYRLRLPLDTLRAFTGRASLQVHTPEGTDNLSATIAARRDDTLLIRLSPGWGIEAARLLITPDSVLLHDRIHHRLYFGARTELAVRQLPLLTESDPFLSLLGALYPPPGRWLVTADSGHYYLHDPDGLFRYVVDPARWRVMRYERYDPSGTLVESYRFEAFDRFGQVFLPRRLLLERPAVGVTVRLYYRELALNPPALQFAWNPDARTRRIPFQAMMERP